One Schlesneria paludicola DSM 18645 DNA segment encodes these proteins:
- a CDS encoding universal stress protein — translation MMIGIRRILLPTDFSEPSLQAAKYAMALAHQFDAELHLLHVVSQVMPYTDDSSSWVLPANETQEQLEAAEQRLLKSVIDLEWTATHRVVHKTVVGFTVDEILAYAKENQIDLIVVGTHGYTWLAHTLIGSVAEKLVRAAHCPVLTIHPQDRPLPEIAKRATHADMKV, via the coding sequence ATGATGATCGGAATCCGGCGAATTCTGCTTCCAACCGACTTCAGTGAACCGTCACTTCAGGCGGCCAAGTATGCCATGGCACTGGCCCATCAGTTTGATGCCGAACTGCATTTGCTACACGTCGTTTCACAGGTCATGCCGTACACCGATGATTCATCGTCTTGGGTTCTGCCGGCCAATGAAACGCAAGAGCAACTTGAGGCGGCGGAACAACGCCTGCTGAAAAGTGTCATCGATCTTGAGTGGACCGCCACCCACCGCGTCGTACACAAGACGGTTGTGGGTTTCACGGTGGATGAGATTCTGGCCTATGCGAAGGAGAATCAAATCGACCTGATCGTGGTGGGAACCCATGGGTATACCTGGCTGGCCCACACGTTGATTGGTTCGGTCGCGGAAAAACTCGTCCGAGCCGCACATTGTCCCGTGCTCACCATTCATCCGCAGGATCGTCCGCTCCCAGAAATTGCAAAACGCGCAACACATGCGGACATGAAAGTCTGA
- a CDS encoding MBL fold metallo-hydrolase, translated as MPNSICTTCGTQYVDSDQVPNSCLICADERQYIGHSGQQWTTAEKLRQTNRTAIKFKEPGLIGIGIEPQFAIGQRALLLQTPHGNVLWDCISLLDESVVQAINAWGGIKAIVISHPHYYSNVVEWSRAFGDVPVYLHADDRQWVMRPDKSIVFWSGATLDLLPGVTLIHCGGHFAGGAVLHWAEGADGQGVLLSGDIIQVVADRKHVSFMYSYPNFVPLSASAVGYILSAVRPYSYRRIYGAFWGAVVQDDGMAVVNQSAQRYLTAIRE; from the coding sequence ATGCCAAACTCCATTTGCACAACCTGCGGGACTCAGTATGTGGACAGTGACCAAGTCCCGAATTCGTGTCTGATCTGTGCGGATGAACGGCAATACATCGGGCATTCGGGCCAACAGTGGACGACCGCCGAAAAACTCCGGCAAACGAACCGTACAGCGATCAAGTTCAAGGAGCCGGGGCTGATTGGAATTGGGATTGAGCCGCAATTCGCGATCGGTCAACGGGCCCTGTTGTTGCAAACACCACATGGAAATGTCTTGTGGGATTGTATCTCGCTGCTCGATGAGTCCGTCGTCCAGGCGATCAATGCCTGGGGCGGAATCAAGGCAATCGTCATTTCGCATCCGCACTACTACTCGAATGTGGTTGAGTGGAGTCGAGCATTCGGCGATGTGCCTGTTTATCTGCATGCGGATGATCGGCAGTGGGTGATGCGTCCCGACAAGTCGATCGTTTTCTGGTCCGGCGCGACGCTCGACTTGCTGCCGGGAGTGACTCTGATTCATTGTGGTGGTCACTTTGCAGGGGGGGCCGTCTTGCACTGGGCAGAGGGAGCTGATGGACAAGGGGTATTATTGTCGGGCGACATTATTCAAGTCGTGGCCGATCGCAAGCATGTAAGTTTTATGTACAGCTATCCGAACTTCGTTCCTTTATCGGCATCGGCCGTCGGCTACATTCTCTCGGCGGTTAGACCCTATTCCTATCGCCGGATTTATGGAGCGTTCTGGGGGGCCGTGGTTCAGGACGACGGAATGGCTGTCGTCAATCAGTCTGCCCAGCGTTACCTCACTGCGATTCGCGAGTAG
- a CDS encoding RNA polymerase sigma factor, producing the protein METCRNYLLLIANVAIKHGLRAKIGASDLVQETFVTAHQQYHRFEGESIQELLRWLSQILEFRIGNTLRYYYSAARRNVGREIDLQQLRECLGSDSQIDGDFPNRCGATLSAEVGANEDRARFQLALLSLMEDQQEVIRLRIDDDLTFEEIGRRMNRSADAARKLFTRAVSRLQSTCGESYDRGE; encoded by the coding sequence TTGGAAACGTGCAGAAACTATCTGCTTCTGATTGCCAACGTCGCCATCAAGCACGGTCTGCGGGCGAAAATCGGCGCGAGCGATCTGGTGCAAGAGACGTTCGTGACGGCCCATCAGCAGTATCACCGGTTCGAAGGAGAATCAATCCAAGAGCTATTGCGGTGGCTGTCGCAAATCCTGGAGTTTCGGATTGGAAACACGCTTCGATACTATTATTCTGCCGCCCGCCGTAACGTTGGTCGCGAAATTGATCTGCAGCAGCTTCGTGAATGCTTGGGAAGCGACAGTCAGATTGATGGGGATTTTCCGAATCGATGCGGCGCGACATTGAGCGCCGAGGTCGGTGCGAACGAAGACCGGGCTCGATTTCAGCTGGCTTTGCTGTCACTGATGGAAGATCAACAAGAAGTGATTCGATTGAGGATTGATGACGATCTGACCTTCGAGGAAATCGGACGACGAATGAACCGCTCCGCTGACGCTGCGAGGAAGCTGTTTACTCGTGCAGTCTCGCGACTCCAGTCGACATGCGGTGAAAGTTATGACCGAGGAGAATGA
- a CDS encoding RpiB/LacA/LacB family sugar-phosphate isomerase, with protein sequence MKIAVASEHRGFKAKDGILSLLRELKHEALDFGPANDEVSDYPDYASKAAWAVSLGEIDRAILVGGTGIGMTIVANKFNHVRAALCHDDLAARISRSHNDANILVLAADLYDADAVQRMIRIWLDTPFDGGRHARRNEKIAQVEQSFSKSHTDS encoded by the coding sequence ATGAAAATTGCTGTTGCGAGTGAGCATCGGGGCTTCAAAGCCAAGGACGGGATTCTGTCTCTACTCCGTGAGCTGAAGCATGAGGCGCTCGATTTTGGTCCGGCCAACGATGAAGTTTCGGACTATCCTGACTACGCCTCCAAGGCGGCATGGGCCGTGTCATTGGGGGAAATCGATCGTGCGATCCTGGTGGGGGGGACCGGAATTGGAATGACAATCGTCGCCAACAAATTCAATCATGTGCGTGCCGCGCTGTGCCACGATGATCTCGCCGCCCGAATTAGTCGCAGCCACAATGATGCCAATATCCTTGTCCTGGCGGCCGATCTGTACGATGCCGATGCCGTGCAGCGGATGATTCGAATCTGGCTGGACACTCCTTTTGACGGTGGTCGTCATGCCCGGCGGAACGAAAAGATCGCGCAGGTTGAACAAAGTTTTTCAAAAAGCCATACCGATTCGTGA